A genomic stretch from Cellulomonas sp. KRMCY2 includes:
- a CDS encoding IclR family transcriptional regulator: protein MPHRRSVAAVEHVDDQESTMAQTSSPVESVDRALLALQTLARAGAHGMTLAELAAALDLNKTTVHRALAALRFRGFVAQDPSSGAYTLGPSATQLADDFFSDENLPVLLHPALIALCGAVDELVHLGVLSGTQVVYLDKVEPDRSVRVWSSIGRRSAAVTTALGRALLAHRGTDRSMLAGYARAADGDGRIDVEHVWEVVERAAARGYATEEQENEPGISCVAVPLLRSGVAIAAVSITAPAERMTTERIAWLHRQMLEVLPPLLPDGLALPPEPVPATLRD, encoded by the coding sequence ATGCCGCACCGCAGGTCGGTGGCCGCGGTCGAGCACGTCGACGATCAGGAGAGCACGATGGCGCAGACCTCCTCACCGGTGGAGAGCGTCGACCGCGCGCTGCTCGCGCTGCAGACCCTGGCCAGGGCCGGTGCGCACGGGATGACCCTCGCCGAGCTCGCGGCGGCGCTCGACCTGAACAAGACGACTGTCCATCGCGCGCTCGCCGCCCTGCGGTTCCGCGGCTTCGTCGCCCAGGACCCGTCGTCGGGCGCCTACACGCTCGGCCCGAGCGCGACCCAGCTCGCCGACGACTTCTTCAGCGACGAGAACCTGCCCGTCCTGCTGCACCCGGCCCTGATCGCCCTGTGCGGCGCGGTCGACGAGCTCGTGCACCTCGGGGTGCTCAGCGGGACGCAGGTCGTCTACCTGGACAAGGTGGAGCCGGACCGTTCGGTGCGCGTGTGGTCCTCGATCGGCCGACGGAGCGCGGCGGTGACGACCGCCCTGGGCCGCGCCCTGCTCGCGCACCGGGGGACCGACCGGTCGATGCTCGCCGGCTACGCGCGCGCCGCGGACGGCGACGGCCGGATCGACGTCGAGCACGTGTGGGAGGTCGTCGAGCGTGCTGCGGCCCGCGGCTATGCGACCGAGGAGCAGGAGAACGAGCCAGGCATCAGCTGCGTCGCCGTCCCGCTGCTGCGCTCGGGCGTCGCGATCGCCGCGGTCAGCATCACGGCGCCGGCGGAGCGGATGACCACCGAACGGATCGCCTGGCTGCACCGCCAGATGCTCGAGGTCCTGCCACCGCTGCTGCCGGACGGGCTGGCGCTCCCGCCGGAGCCGGTTCCGGCCACCCTGCGCGACTGA
- the eda gene encoding bifunctional 4-hydroxy-2-oxoglutarate aldolase/2-dehydro-3-deoxy-phosphogluconate aldolase gives MDTLSALSAARLVPVVVLDDAADADALAGALVAGGLPVAEVTFRTAAAQDSIRAMAARGDILVGAGTVLTVEQVDQAVAAGAAYVVSPGLSRAVVERCREHGVLALPGAVTATEIQAALELGLSTVKFFPAGTSGGAAAIAALAAPFGGVSFVPTGGIGPKNLHDYLSIPAVAAVGGSWMVPRDRVKAGDFAGITELTAQAVALAARS, from the coding sequence ATGGACACCTTGTCAGCCCTGAGCGCGGCCCGCCTCGTCCCGGTCGTCGTGCTCGACGACGCGGCCGACGCCGATGCGCTCGCCGGTGCCCTGGTGGCCGGCGGCCTCCCCGTGGCCGAGGTCACCTTCCGCACCGCAGCCGCGCAGGACTCGATCCGCGCGATGGCTGCCCGCGGCGACATCCTGGTCGGTGCCGGGACCGTCCTGACCGTCGAGCAGGTCGACCAGGCGGTCGCGGCCGGCGCCGCCTACGTCGTCTCGCCGGGCCTGAGCCGCGCGGTCGTCGAGCGCTGCCGCGAGCACGGCGTGCTGGCCCTGCCCGGTGCGGTGACCGCGACCGAGATCCAGGCGGCCCTCGAGCTCGGGCTGAGCACCGTGAAGTTCTTCCCGGCCGGGACCTCGGGCGGCGCCGCCGCGATCGCCGCCCTCGCGGCGCCCTTCGGCGGCGTGAGCTTCGTGCCGACCGGCGGCATCGGGCCGAAGAACCTGCACGACTACCTGAGCATCCCGGCCGTGGCCGCGGTCGGCGGCTCGTGGATGGTCCCGCGCGACCGGGTCAAGGCCGGCGACTTCGCGGGCATCACCGAGCTCACCGCACAGGCCGTCGCCCTCGCGGCGCGCTCCTGA
- a CDS encoding sugar kinase, with protein sequence MTESALTIRPAAECRYDAVSLGEVMLRLDPGEGRIRTARSFRAWEGGGEYNVARGLRRAFGLRAAVVTALADNEIGRLVEDFILTGGLDTQLIRWVPYDGIGRSVRNGLNFTERGFGVRGAVGVSDRGNTAASQLKPGDIDWDHLFGELGVRWLHTGGIFAALSESAADTVVEAVTAAKKYGTVVSYDLNYRPSLWKAIGGQAKAQEVNREIATSIDVMIGNEEDFTASLGFEVEGVDGNLSALDVGTFAAMIETAAAAYPNFKVIGTTMRTVRSASINDWGAIAWSRATGVVQATHRERLEIMDRVGGGDSFASGLIYGLLDGQPLATAVEYGAAHGALAMTTPGDTTMATKAEVLKLAGGGGARVDR encoded by the coding sequence ATGACCGAGAGCGCCCTGACCATCCGGCCCGCTGCCGAGTGCCGCTACGACGCGGTGTCCCTCGGGGAGGTCATGCTCCGGCTCGACCCGGGTGAGGGGCGCATCCGGACCGCGCGGTCGTTCCGTGCCTGGGAGGGTGGCGGTGAGTACAACGTCGCCCGTGGCCTGCGCCGCGCCTTCGGTCTGCGCGCCGCGGTCGTCACCGCCCTGGCCGACAACGAGATCGGTCGTCTGGTCGAGGACTTCATCCTGACCGGCGGGCTCGACACCCAGCTCATCCGCTGGGTGCCGTACGACGGCATCGGCCGCAGCGTGCGCAACGGCCTCAACTTCACCGAGCGGGGCTTCGGCGTCCGTGGCGCGGTCGGGGTCTCGGACCGCGGGAACACCGCCGCGTCCCAGCTCAAGCCCGGCGACATCGACTGGGACCACCTGTTCGGCGAGCTCGGCGTCCGCTGGCTGCACACCGGCGGGATCTTCGCGGCGCTGAGCGAGTCGGCGGCGGACACCGTCGTCGAGGCCGTGACGGCGGCCAAGAAGTACGGCACCGTCGTCTCCTACGACCTGAACTACCGGCCCAGCCTGTGGAAGGCCATCGGCGGCCAGGCCAAGGCTCAGGAGGTCAACCGTGAGATCGCCACGAGCATCGACGTGATGATCGGCAACGAGGAGGACTTCACCGCGAGCCTCGGCTTCGAGGTCGAGGGGGTCGACGGGAACCTCTCCGCGCTCGACGTGGGCACGTTCGCCGCGATGATCGAGACCGCCGCGGCGGCCTACCCCAACTTCAAGGTCATCGGGACGACGATGCGCACCGTGCGCAGCGCGAGCATCAACGACTGGGGCGCCATTGCCTGGTCCAGGGCCACCGGCGTCGTGCAGGCCACGCATCGCGAGCGGCTGGAGATCATGGACCGGGTCGGGGGCGGCGACTCCTTCGCCTCGGGCCTGATCTACGGACTCCTCGACGGTCAGCCGCTCGCGACAGCCGTCGAGTACGGCGCC